A stretch of Aeromicrobium tamlense DNA encodes these proteins:
- the kdpA gene encoding potassium-transporting ATPase subunit KdpA produces MTDTLAGLLSIALLLSLLAVAYVPVGDHMARVFTSTRHLRVERAIYRLTGVGSDAEQSPRSYATSVVGFTLVSVALLMGILLAQAHLPLSRDLDGMPWWMSFNTAISFVTNTNWQSYAGESTLGFTAQMAGLAVQNFLSAAVGIAVAVALIRGFARSRSGSLGNFWVDLTRATVRILLPLAFVGAVALMAGGVIQTFSDTTATTLTGASQVIPGGPGASQEAIKLLGNNGGGFFNANSAHPFENPTAYTNLLEIFLILVLPVCLTRTLGTMVGNRRQGLAVLGAMTVLAGTALAAATWAESGAHAPSAQAAGAAMEGKETRFGEWASSLFAVATTGTSTGAVNASHDSMTPVGGGATLVNMMLGEVAPGGVGAGIYGILVMAILAVFVCGLMVGRTPELLGKKIRAREMTWVALYALTTPTLVLLGTGAAIARDSTADAMGNPGGHGFSEVLYAYTSAANNNGSAFGGITVTSDFFQITLGLAMLLGRLIPIVLVLMLAGSLAQQAKVPVTAGTLPTHRPLFVGMLVGVIVIMTALTYVPALALGPIAEALA; encoded by the coding sequence GTGACCGACACCCTCGCAGGCCTCCTCTCCATCGCCCTCCTGCTGTCGCTGCTGGCCGTCGCCTACGTGCCGGTCGGCGACCACATGGCGCGCGTCTTCACCAGCACCCGGCACCTGCGCGTCGAGCGCGCGATCTACCGCCTCACCGGCGTCGGCTCCGATGCCGAGCAGAGCCCACGGTCGTACGCCACGAGCGTCGTCGGCTTCACCCTCGTCAGCGTTGCTCTGCTGATGGGCATCCTGCTCGCGCAGGCGCACCTGCCGCTCAGCCGCGACCTCGACGGCATGCCGTGGTGGATGTCGTTCAACACCGCGATCTCGTTCGTCACCAACACGAACTGGCAGTCCTACGCGGGCGAGTCCACCCTGGGCTTCACCGCCCAGATGGCCGGCTTGGCCGTGCAGAACTTCCTGTCCGCGGCCGTCGGCATCGCGGTGGCCGTGGCGCTGATCCGCGGCTTCGCCCGCTCCCGGTCGGGGTCGCTCGGCAACTTCTGGGTCGACCTCACCCGCGCCACCGTGCGCATCCTGCTCCCGCTCGCCTTCGTCGGAGCCGTCGCCCTCATGGCCGGCGGCGTCATCCAGACGTTCAGCGACACCACGGCGACCACCCTCACCGGCGCCTCGCAGGTGATCCCCGGCGGCCCCGGCGCCAGCCAGGAGGCCATCAAGCTGCTGGGCAACAACGGCGGCGGCTTCTTCAACGCGAACTCCGCCCACCCCTTCGAGAACCCCACGGCGTACACGAACCTGCTCGAGATCTTCCTGATCCTCGTCCTGCCCGTCTGCCTGACGCGCACCCTCGGCACGATGGTCGGCAACCGGCGTCAGGGCCTCGCGGTGCTCGGCGCGATGACCGTGCTCGCCGGTACCGCACTCGCCGCCGCCACGTGGGCCGAGTCCGGCGCGCACGCCCCGTCCGCGCAGGCCGCGGGCGCGGCGATGGAGGGCAAGGAGACGCGGTTCGGCGAGTGGGCCTCGTCGCTGTTCGCGGTGGCCACCACCGGCACCTCGACCGGCGCCGTCAACGCCTCGCACGACTCGATGACCCCGGTCGGCGGCGGCGCCACGCTCGTCAACATGATGCTGGGCGAGGTGGCGCCAGGAGGCGTCGGCGCCGGGATCTACGGCATCCTCGTGATGGCCATCCTCGCCGTGTTCGTCTGCGGGCTCATGGTGGGCCGCACGCCCGAGCTGCTCGGCAAGAAGATCCGCGCCCGCGAGATGACCTGGGTCGCCCTCTACGCCCTCACCACGCCGACCCTCGTGCTGCTGGGCACCGGCGCCGCGATCGCCCGCGACTCCACCGCCGACGCCATGGGCAACCCGGGCGGCCACGGCTTCAGTGAGGTGCTCTACGCCTACACGTCGGCTGCGAACAACAACGGCAGCGCGTTCGGCGGGATCACCGTGACCTCGGACTTCTTCCAGATCACCCTGGGACTGGCGATGCTGCTCGGCCGGCTGATCCCGATCGTGCTCGTCCTGATGCTCGCCGGCTCGCTGGCCCAGCAGGCGAAGGTCCCGGTGACCGCCGGGACCCTGCCCACCCACCGCCCCCTCTTCGTCGGGATGCTCGTCGGCGTGATCGTCATCATGACGGCGCTCACGTACGTCCCGGCCCTCGCCCTCGGACCCATCGCGGAGGCCCTCGCATGA
- the kdpC gene encoding potassium-transporting ATPase subunit KdpC, which translates to MLLTTLSDLGRQSLAALRLLVVLTLVLGIAYPVATWGVAQAFGDRAAGQPVEVDGRVVGSRLLGQSFDGPQWFHARPSANDHDPLASAPSNLGPLNEDLIATIAQRRAEVAQRESVPESNVPPDAVTASGSGLDPHVSPAYAELQVERVARANGLTPAAVRTLVAVHTQGRFLGIHGEPGVNVLELNVALAEAAAGSAGAGGD; encoded by the coding sequence ATGCTCCTCACCACCCTCTCCGACCTCGGTCGCCAGTCCCTCGCAGCGCTGCGCCTGCTCGTCGTCCTCACGCTCGTCCTCGGCATCGCGTACCCGGTGGCCACGTGGGGCGTCGCCCAGGCGTTCGGGGACCGCGCCGCCGGTCAGCCGGTCGAGGTCGACGGCCGCGTCGTCGGCTCCCGTCTGCTGGGCCAGTCCTTCGACGGCCCGCAGTGGTTCCACGCGCGGCCCTCGGCGAACGACCACGACCCGCTCGCGTCCGCGCCGAGCAACCTCGGCCCCCTCAACGAGGACCTGATCGCCACGATTGCGCAGCGTCGGGCGGAGGTCGCGCAGCGGGAGTCCGTCCCCGAGTCCAACGTCCCGCCGGACGCCGTCACCGCGTCGGGCTCGGGCCTCGACCCCCACGTCTCGCCCGCCTACGCCGAGCTCCAGGTGGAGCGCGTCGCCCGCGCGAACGGGCTCACCCCGGCGGCGGTGCGGACTCTCGTCGCCGTGCACACGCAGGGTCGGTTCCTCGGCATCCACGGCGAGCCGGGCGTCAACGTCCTCGAGCTCAACGTCGCTCTTGCCGAGGCGGCTGCCGGGAGCGCCGGCGCGGGTGGAGACTGA
- a CDS encoding PadR family transcriptional regulator: MGKQLTEMLKGTLEGIVLAILSDRPAYGYEITSWLRDRGFAEIAEGTVYALLIRIEKRGLVDVSKVPSEKGPPRKVYSLNDEGRQYLDEFWETWSFLTERLAQLHEGEN; this comes from the coding sequence GTGGGCAAGCAGCTGACCGAGATGCTCAAGGGCACGCTCGAGGGGATCGTCCTGGCGATCCTGTCGGACCGTCCGGCGTACGGCTACGAGATCACCTCGTGGCTGCGCGACCGAGGGTTCGCCGAGATCGCGGAGGGCACGGTCTACGCCCTGCTCATCCGCATCGAGAAGCGAGGGCTCGTCGACGTGTCCAAGGTGCCGTCCGAGAAGGGCCCGCCGCGCAAGGTCTACTCGCTCAACGACGAGGGCCGGCAGTACCTCGACGAGTTCTGGGAGACGTGGAGCTTCCTGACCGAACGACTCGCCCAGCTCCACGAAGGAGAGAACTGA
- the kdpB gene encoding potassium-transporting ATPase subunit KdpB, with protein MSTTTNTSTLGRQALDQLPAALRKLDPRHLWRSPVMFIVWLGSLAATLAAIADPGTFTISIAAWLWLTVLFGNLAEAVAEGRGKAQAASLRATRTDTMARRLTANGEERVPGTELAVGDRVVVEAGEVIPGDGDVVEGIASVDESAITGESAPVIREAGGDRSAVTGGTRVLSDRIVVRITAAAGETFLDRMIGLVEGTSRRKTPNEIALSILLTSLTFVFLIAVATLAPMADYAGAPQDPVVLVVLLVCLIPTTIGALLSAIGIAGMDRLVRVNVLAMSGRAVEAAGDVSTLLLDKTGTITLGNRRATLLIPAPGIDEERLRDAARLASLADLTPEGRSIVELTKGGDEAPAGAEFVEFTAQTRMSGVDLPDGRSIRKGAGSAVTAWLGVAPSDIVTDTIDSIARLGGTPLVIAETDPDGKGTVLGVVQLTDVVKPGMTERFEELRAMGIRTVMVTGDNTLTARAIAKEAGVDDFLAEATPEDKLAFIRREQEGGRLVAMTGDGTNDAPALAAADVGVAMNSGTAAAKEAGNMVDLDSDPTKLIDIVEIGKQLLITRGALTTFSIANDVAKYFAIIPAMFVAAYPSLDALNVMDLATPESAILSAVIFNALVIVALIPLALRGVRFRAASAVSVLRRNVLVFGLGGVLVPFAGIKLIDLLVSNLPGIG; from the coding sequence ATGAGCACCACCACCAACACCAGCACGCTCGGCCGCCAAGCGCTCGACCAGCTGCCGGCGGCGCTGCGCAAGCTCGACCCGCGCCACCTGTGGCGCTCCCCCGTCATGTTCATCGTCTGGCTCGGCTCGCTGGCCGCCACCCTGGCCGCGATCGCCGACCCCGGCACCTTCACGATCTCGATCGCGGCGTGGCTGTGGCTGACGGTGCTCTTCGGCAACCTTGCCGAGGCCGTCGCCGAGGGCCGCGGCAAGGCGCAGGCCGCCTCGCTGCGCGCCACCCGCACGGACACGATGGCCCGACGCCTGACTGCCAACGGTGAGGAGCGCGTGCCCGGCACCGAGCTCGCCGTCGGCGACCGCGTCGTGGTCGAGGCGGGCGAGGTCATCCCCGGCGACGGCGACGTCGTCGAGGGCATCGCCTCGGTGGACGAGTCGGCCATCACCGGCGAGTCGGCGCCTGTCATCCGCGAGGCCGGGGGCGACCGCAGCGCCGTCACCGGCGGCACGCGCGTGCTCTCGGACCGCATCGTCGTGCGCATCACCGCGGCGGCCGGCGAGACCTTCCTCGACCGGATGATCGGACTCGTCGAGGGCACGTCCCGACGCAAGACGCCGAACGAGATCGCCCTGTCGATCCTGCTGACGAGCCTGACGTTCGTGTTCCTGATCGCGGTCGCGACGCTCGCGCCGATGGCGGACTACGCCGGGGCGCCGCAGGACCCGGTCGTGCTGGTGGTCCTGCTGGTCTGCCTCATCCCCACCACGATCGGCGCGCTGCTGTCGGCGATCGGCATCGCGGGCATGGACCGGCTCGTCCGCGTGAACGTCCTGGCCATGTCCGGCCGCGCCGTCGAGGCCGCGGGCGACGTCAGCACCCTGCTGCTCGACAAGACCGGCACGATCACGCTGGGCAACCGCCGGGCGACGCTCCTCATCCCCGCTCCCGGGATCGACGAGGAGCGCCTGCGTGACGCGGCCAGGCTGGCGAGCCTCGCCGACCTCACGCCCGAGGGCCGCTCGATCGTCGAGCTCACGAAGGGCGGCGACGAGGCACCCGCGGGTGCGGAGTTCGTCGAGTTCACCGCCCAGACGCGCATGTCGGGCGTGGACCTGCCGGACGGGCGGTCCATTCGGAAGGGCGCGGGCTCGGCCGTGACGGCGTGGCTCGGGGTTGCCCCGTCCGACATCGTGACGGACACGATCGACTCGATCGCCCGGCTCGGCGGGACGCCCCTCGTGATCGCCGAGACCGACCCCGACGGCAAGGGCACGGTGCTGGGCGTCGTCCAGCTGACCGACGTGGTCAAGCCGGGCATGACCGAGCGCTTCGAGGAACTGCGCGCGATGGGCATCCGCACCGTCATGGTCACCGGCGACAACACCCTCACCGCGCGGGCGATCGCGAAGGAGGCCGGCGTCGACGACTTCCTCGCCGAGGCCACCCCCGAGGACAAGCTCGCCTTCATCCGCCGGGAGCAGGAGGGCGGACGGCTCGTCGCGATGACCGGCGACGGCACCAACGACGCCCCCGCGCTCGCCGCCGCCGATGTCGGCGTCGCGATGAACAGCGGCACCGCCGCCGCGAAGGAGGCCGGCAACATGGTCGACCTCGACTCGGACCCGACGAAGCTCATCGACATCGTCGAGATCGGCAAGCAGCTGCTCATCACGCGGGGCGCGCTGACCACGTTCTCGATCGCCAACGACGTGGCCAAGTACTTCGCGATCATCCCGGCGATGTTCGTGGCGGCCTACCCGTCGCTCGACGCGCTCAACGTCATGGACCTGGCCACACCGGAGTCGGCGATCCTCTCGGCGGTGATCTTCAACGCCCTCGTGATCGTCGCCCTCATCCCGCTGGCGCTCCGGGGCGTGCGGTTCCGCGCGGCCTCGGCCGTCTCGGTGCTGCGCCGCAACGTCCTCGTGTTCGGCCTGGGCGGCGTGCTCGTCCCCTTCGCCGGCATCAAGCTCATCGACCTGCTCGTCTCGAACCTCCCCGGAATCGGCTGA
- a CDS encoding sensor histidine kinase KdpD, translating to MGTANERGTLRVYLGAAPGVGKTFKMLDEGNRRLARGTDVVVGFVETHGRAHTIDAVAGLEVVPRARRQCRGTVQEELDLDAILERRPAVVLVDELAHTNVPGSRHEKRWQDVEALRDAGIDVITTVNIQHLESLNDVTESITGVRQRETVPDEVVRGADQIELVDMSPQALRRRLAHGNVYAAEKVDAALHHYFREGNLTALRELALLWLADRVDEGMDRYREEHRITGTWATRERIVAAVTGGPESTTLMRRAARIASRRAGGEWLALYVTRHDGLSSISPDRLTELRAKTEELGGTFHTVVGDDAAEAILAFARAENADQVIIGASRRGRLSTLLRPGIGERVISASGDVDVHIVTHDHARGRGSASQRPDPALSPRRRAVGFAFAVLAPSLLSLLLWWTDSLHGLPSEAMLLMTVVVATALIGGLWPAVLSAVLSGVLLNVLFTPPRYTLTVAEPENAAALVLFVLVGIAVASVVGIAARRAVEARRARAEADSLTVLAHTLLTSGHDLRALLTSAVELFGADGAAVLRTDGPEIVAAVGDAPTSPENATTSTSIDDRTVLALRGGAQHADERGLLNAYAAYAKVMADRSLAQEAEVDRHRLEEANRTRTALLAAVSHDLRSPLAAIKVAVASLRGTSVTFSPEDEAALLETIEESTDRLTALVTNLLDMSRIQAGAVTAHPSVVGLEDAVLSALAPLESGERIRVDVAPDLDVLADPGLLERVLANIGENAVKYTPADTPIRVDAAVVGGRVTLRVADTGPGIGDGDLERIFAPFQRLGDVPGQDGVGLGLAVARGLTEAMGGTIATEPTPGGGLTFAIDLPRAPEEQP from the coding sequence GTGGGAACGGCGAACGAGCGAGGCACGCTGCGCGTGTACCTCGGCGCCGCACCCGGCGTGGGCAAGACGTTCAAGATGCTCGACGAGGGCAACCGCCGGCTCGCCCGCGGCACCGATGTCGTGGTCGGCTTCGTCGAGACCCACGGCCGGGCCCACACGATCGACGCCGTCGCCGGGCTCGAGGTCGTCCCACGGGCCCGGAGGCAGTGCCGCGGCACCGTGCAGGAGGAGCTCGACCTCGACGCGATCCTCGAGCGCCGGCCCGCGGTCGTGCTGGTCGACGAGCTCGCCCACACGAACGTGCCGGGCAGCCGTCACGAGAAGCGCTGGCAGGACGTGGAGGCCCTGCGCGACGCCGGCATCGACGTCATCACCACCGTCAACATCCAGCACCTCGAGTCCCTGAACGACGTCACCGAGTCGATCACCGGCGTCCGCCAGCGCGAGACCGTGCCCGACGAGGTGGTCCGCGGCGCCGACCAGATCGAGCTCGTCGACATGAGCCCGCAGGCGCTGCGCCGGCGCCTCGCGCACGGCAACGTCTATGCCGCCGAGAAGGTCGACGCCGCGCTGCACCACTACTTCCGCGAGGGCAACCTCACGGCCCTGCGCGAGCTCGCGCTCCTGTGGCTCGCCGACCGGGTCGACGAGGGCATGGACCGGTACCGCGAGGAACATCGGATCACCGGCACGTGGGCCACCCGCGAGCGGATCGTCGCCGCGGTCACGGGCGGCCCGGAGTCCACCACCCTGATGCGCCGCGCCGCCCGGATCGCGTCGCGGCGGGCGGGTGGCGAGTGGCTGGCGCTCTACGTCACGCGCCACGACGGACTCAGCTCGATCTCACCCGACCGCCTGACCGAGCTGCGCGCGAAGACCGAGGAGCTCGGCGGCACGTTCCACACCGTCGTCGGCGACGATGCGGCGGAGGCCATCCTGGCGTTCGCCCGGGCCGAGAACGCCGACCAGGTGATCATCGGCGCCAGCCGGCGCGGACGGCTCTCCACCCTGCTGCGGCCCGGGATCGGCGAGCGCGTCATCAGCGCATCGGGCGACGTCGACGTCCACATCGTCACGCACGACCACGCGCGGGGTCGCGGCTCCGCGTCGCAGCGCCCGGACCCCGCCCTGAGTCCCCGGCGCCGGGCTGTGGGCTTCGCGTTCGCCGTGCTCGCACCGAGCCTGCTCAGCCTTCTGCTGTGGTGGACCGACTCCCTGCACGGGCTGCCGTCCGAGGCGATGCTGCTCATGACCGTCGTCGTGGCGACCGCGCTGATCGGCGGCCTGTGGCCCGCCGTGCTGTCGGCCGTGCTCAGCGGGGTCCTGCTGAACGTGCTGTTCACGCCGCCGCGCTACACGCTCACGGTCGCCGAGCCCGAGAACGCCGCAGCACTCGTGCTGTTCGTGCTCGTGGGGATCGCGGTGGCGAGCGTCGTCGGCATCGCCGCGCGACGAGCCGTCGAGGCCCGGCGAGCCCGTGCCGAGGCGGACAGCCTCACGGTGCTCGCGCACACGCTGCTGACCTCCGGGCACGACCTCCGCGCGCTGCTGACCTCGGCCGTCGAGCTCTTCGGTGCCGACGGGGCGGCGGTGCTCCGGACCGACGGCCCGGAGATCGTCGCCGCCGTCGGGGACGCGCCGACGAGTCCCGAGAACGCCACCACCAGCACGTCCATCGACGACCGGACGGTCCTCGCCCTGCGCGGTGGCGCCCAGCACGCCGACGAGCGCGGGCTGCTCAATGCGTACGCCGCCTACGCGAAGGTGATGGCCGACCGCTCGCTGGCGCAGGAGGCGGAGGTCGACCGCCACCGTCTGGAAGAGGCGAACCGGACGCGCACGGCGCTGCTCGCGGCGGTCTCGCACGACCTGCGGTCGCCGCTGGCCGCGATCAAGGTCGCGGTCGCCAGCCTGCGCGGCACCTCGGTCACCTTCTCGCCCGAGGACGAGGCCGCCCTGCTGGAGACGATCGAGGAGTCCACCGACCGGCTCACCGCGCTCGTCACGAACCTGCTCGACATGAGTCGCATCCAGGCCGGCGCCGTGACCGCGCACCCGAGCGTGGTGGGGCTCGAGGACGCCGTCCTCTCCGCGCTCGCGCCGCTCGAGTCCGGTGAGCGCATCCGCGTGGACGTCGCGCCCGACCTCGACGTCCTCGCGGACCCCGGCCTGCTGGAGCGGGTGCTGGCGAACATCGGCGAGAACGCCGTGAAGTACACGCCCGCGGACACCCCCATCCGGGTCGACGCCGCGGTGGTCGGCGGTCGCGTGACGCTGCGCGTCGCCGACACCGGTCCGGGCATCGGCGACGGCGACCTCGAGCGCATCTTCGCCCCGTTCCAGCGGCTCGGCGACGTCCCGGGACAGGACGGCGTGGGCCTGGGGCTGGCCGTCGCCCGCGGCCTGACCGAGGCCATGGGCGGGACGATCGCCACCGAGCCCACCCCGGGTGGCGGGCTCACCTTCGCCATCGACCTCCCCCGAGCACCCGAGGAGCAGCCATGA
- a CDS encoding HNH endonuclease signature motif containing protein: MDLSRAVVTGDAVRRARAIAEFEEWEFVVSHHAMRVAEIDRVDDIPLSKDLARREVTLDLARALRTTEHQVWGMVHEADTLHTRAPGVWESFRAGDIDADRTSAIASTAERLQTREAWAALEHSAPEYAATHTLAELRSWLRRLRARLEPEETQAEADRAIEQRRVSITHNDDGTSWFNALLPTGLAIAIGERLRKAARAIPSIDPATGERDRRTRDQKQADLFADWLISNTGTVGDLRAEIAISISAIDLLGYTNGPGLTLDGEPVGAAWVRELATSEHAVLRRLVLDPLGHVLDTQVLKYRPPESLRQALHWRDGTCRVAGCRAPVHETDLDHAKAYDSGGSTSGTNLRCLCRKHHNMKSHGHLHDRHLDAPLQHVERYRTAP, from the coding sequence ATGGACTTGAGCCGAGCGGTGGTCACGGGTGACGCGGTGCGTCGCGCGCGTGCGATCGCGGAGTTCGAGGAGTGGGAGTTCGTGGTCTCCCACCATGCGATGCGGGTGGCCGAGATCGACCGCGTCGATGACATCCCGCTGTCGAAGGACCTGGCCCGGCGTGAGGTCACACTCGATCTCGCGCGGGCACTGCGGACCACCGAGCACCAGGTGTGGGGCATGGTCCACGAGGCCGACACGCTGCATACCCGGGCGCCGGGCGTGTGGGAGTCGTTCCGGGCCGGAGACATCGACGCCGACCGCACCTCCGCCATCGCGTCGACCGCGGAGCGGCTGCAGACCCGTGAGGCCTGGGCGGCGCTGGAGCACTCCGCGCCCGAGTACGCCGCGACGCACACGCTGGCCGAGCTGCGGTCGTGGCTGCGCCGGCTGCGGGCCCGGCTCGAGCCCGAGGAGACCCAGGCCGAGGCCGACCGCGCGATCGAGCAGCGCCGCGTCTCGATCACCCACAACGACGACGGCACCTCGTGGTTCAACGCGCTGCTGCCCACCGGGCTGGCGATCGCGATCGGCGAGCGACTGCGCAAGGCCGCCCGCGCCATCCCGTCCATCGACCCCGCCACGGGTGAGCGCGACCGCCGCACCCGCGACCAGAAGCAGGCCGACCTCTTCGCGGACTGGCTGATCTCGAACACGGGCACCGTCGGCGACCTCCGGGCCGAGATCGCCATCAGCATCAGCGCCATCGACCTGCTCGGCTACACCAACGGCCCCGGCCTCACCCTCGACGGCGAGCCCGTCGGCGCCGCATGGGTCCGCGAGCTCGCCACCTCCGAGCACGCCGTGCTCCGACGGCTGGTCCTCGACCCCCTCGGACACGTCCTCGACACCCAAGTCCTCAAGTACCGACCACCCGAATCACTCCGCCAAGCACTGCACTGGCGCGACGGCACCTGTCGAGTCGCCGGCTGCCGAGCCCCGGTCCACGAGACCGACCTCGACCACGCGAAGGCCTACGACTCCGGCGGATCCACCAGCGGAACCAACCTCCGCTGCCTCTGTCGAAAACACCACAACATGAAGTCCCACGGTCACCTCCACGACCGCCACCTCGACGCGCCCCTCCAGCACGTCGAGCGGTACCGCACGGCCCCGTAG
- a CDS encoding DUF1048 domain-containing protein has translation MTNPISRMIGEKKQWRQYKARVAALPQPHRAAAEAVEHYLMRVGAVFVSDAQGLMQMFDDLAELFEQSAADGTPVRDIVGDDPVAFVEDFITNYPSGRWLTKERERLIEAITEAGT, from the coding sequence ATGACCAACCCCATCTCCCGCATGATCGGCGAGAAGAAGCAGTGGCGGCAGTACAAGGCGCGCGTCGCGGCACTCCCCCAGCCGCACCGCGCGGCCGCCGAGGCGGTCGAGCACTACCTGATGCGCGTCGGCGCGGTGTTCGTGAGTGACGCCCAGGGCCTGATGCAGATGTTCGACGACCTGGCCGAGCTCTTCGAGCAGTCCGCCGCCGACGGCACGCCCGTCCGCGACATCGTCGGCGACGACCCCGTCGCGTTCGTCGAGGACTTCATCACCAACTACCCGTCCGGCCGCTGGCTCACCAAGGAGCGCGAGCGGCTGATCGAGGCGATCACGGAGGCGGGGACATGA
- a CDS encoding ABC transporter ATP-binding protein, which produces MSAISVRDVRKSFGTVEVLRGVDLEIETGSVFALLGSNGAGKTTLVRILATLLRADAGEATVEGFDVATQGGDVRGAISLTGQFAAVDGMLTGRENLVLIARLRHVDDPGAVADELLARFDLVEAGARRVGTYSGGMQRRLDIAMSLIGDPPVVFLDEPTTGLDPQARLEVWRTIERLAAGGTTVLLTTQYLDEAEHLADHIAILHGGRIIAHGTLEELKRLLPPAKVEYVEKQPTLEEIFLAIIGTPEEAA; this is translated from the coding sequence ATGAGCGCGATCAGCGTCCGCGACGTCCGGAAGTCGTTCGGCACGGTGGAGGTGCTGCGCGGGGTCGACCTCGAGATCGAGACTGGCAGCGTGTTCGCCCTGCTCGGCTCCAACGGCGCGGGCAAGACCACGCTGGTGCGGATCCTGGCCACCCTGCTGCGTGCCGACGCCGGCGAGGCCACGGTCGAGGGCTTCGACGTGGCCACGCAGGGCGGCGACGTCCGCGGCGCGATCAGCCTCACCGGGCAGTTCGCCGCCGTGGACGGGATGCTCACGGGCCGCGAGAACCTCGTGCTCATCGCCCGGCTCCGGCACGTCGACGATCCCGGTGCCGTCGCCGACGAGCTGCTCGCGCGGTTCGACCTCGTCGAGGCCGGCGCCCGGCGCGTGGGCACCTACTCCGGCGGCATGCAGCGGCGGCTCGACATCGCGATGAGCCTCATCGGCGACCCGCCGGTCGTCTTCCTCGACGAGCCCACCACCGGGCTCGACCCGCAGGCGCGGCTGGAGGTCTGGCGCACGATCGAGCGACTCGCCGCCGGCGGCACCACCGTGCTGCTCACCACGCAGTACCTCGACGAGGCCGAGCACCTCGCCGACCACATCGCGATCCTGCACGGCGGCCGGATCATCGCGCACGGCACGCTCGAAGAGCTCAAGCGGCTGCTGCCGCCCGCGAAGGTCGAGTACGTCGAGAAGCAGCCCACCCTCGAGGAGATCTTCCTCGCGATCATCGGCACGCCCGAGGAGGCGGCATGA
- a CDS encoding potassium-transporting ATPase subunit F — translation MSIESVLVTAVVVVLAIYLLVALVLPERFQ, via the coding sequence ATGAGCATCGAAAGCGTCCTCGTGACGGCCGTGGTGGTCGTCCTGGCGATCTACCTGCTGGTCGCCCTCGTCCTGCCGGAGCGGTTCCAGTGA
- a CDS encoding response regulator, whose protein sequence is MTFVLAVDDDPAILRTLGINLRARDYDVETAGDGRSALQIVDERMPDVVLLDLGLPDLDGIAVLRRLREFTQVPVIVVSARTEPDDKVEALDLGADDFITKPFSIEELMARIRVMTRRAAAEPALVVRAGDLTLDVTESRATRDGEEIHLTPLEWKIVAALVRRRGRLVRQGELLREVWGPGYEGQSNYLRVHLASIRRKLETDASRPTLFVTEPGIGHRFDPQDMPATP, encoded by the coding sequence ATGACCTTCGTGCTGGCCGTCGACGACGACCCCGCGATCCTGCGCACGCTCGGGATCAACCTGCGGGCGCGCGACTACGACGTCGAGACGGCGGGCGACGGTCGCTCCGCGCTGCAGATCGTCGACGAGCGGATGCCCGACGTGGTGCTGCTCGACCTCGGCCTGCCCGACCTCGACGGCATCGCCGTGCTGCGGCGCCTGCGCGAGTTCACCCAGGTTCCGGTCATCGTGGTCTCGGCGCGCACCGAGCCGGACGACAAGGTCGAGGCCCTCGACCTCGGCGCGGACGACTTCATCACCAAGCCGTTCTCGATCGAGGAGCTGATGGCACGCATCCGCGTGATGACGCGGCGCGCCGCGGCCGAGCCCGCCCTCGTCGTCCGCGCCGGCGACCTGACTCTCGACGTGACGGAGTCCCGCGCCACCCGCGACGGCGAGGAGATCCACCTGACGCCGCTCGAGTGGAAGATCGTGGCGGCGCTGGTGCGCCGGCGCGGCCGGCTGGTGCGCCAGGGCGAGCTGCTGCGCGAGGTCTGGGGCCCGGGCTACGAGGGCCAGTCGAACTACCTGCGCGTCCACCTCGCGAGCATCCGTCGCAAGCTCGAGACCGATGCCTCGCGCCCCACGCTGTTCGTCACCGAGCCCGGCATCGGGCACCGGTTCGATCCGCAGGACATGCCAGCAACCCCTTGA